The genome window TCAGAGGCAAGTCTTGTCAGCTTCAGGGTTTTACGTACAGACTTCTGTCCTTCTTGAAATTCCATATTTTCTTAGActtgttcattttaacattattagTAATTGTATTAAAAGCGATACAGACCTGTTACTTAAATGTGCGCATTTGCTTATAGATTAACATTGACTACTGAAGTGTGCTGACACTAATTGCCAATCATCATCCTTTACACTTCAGGAGTTAACACCCAATAAAACACGTGCAGTGTCTGCATCTGGACAATGGCTTGTGTTTTATTCAGGTGGGTCACAGATGTTTTACAGTTTGAAGGCCAAGCCACAACTTCAGTATGAGTAGTTTCAGATGTGACACCCACAAGTCTTAAGAATTTGTATGAAATTGTATCCACAAGTACAGAACAAAAAAGTAGCTATGCTAAGATTTTGTAGGCTAATCTGATACTAAATAGctcaaataattatattttaaataacacattttaagatTTAGTGTTAGCAAACATGTGCTTGTATTCAATTTGATAGACCTCTGAAAAAGCTCATATAGACCATTTTCTCCATTGTTACGCTTTTAATCCAAAGAATTTAACAACCTATGAAACATCAGCTCCTCAAGCAGTCAAACCAGATAATGTACACATTCACggatacattttaaacatcGGCCGTATAAAACCATACAAGTACATAAACACGATTATTTACAGTTTTCCATCTTGAATGGGAGTCCTTCAGGGGCAATACTTGACATGGTGGATGGGCTGTGTCCTTACAGTCTGTGTTTTACCACTTGCCCCTTTTGCTCCAGTCCTTAGGTGTGAAATGCAAACATTTGGGGTCAATGCGGAGATGCCGTTTCTGCATGGCCCGCTCGTGACCTTCCACTATTTCCTCGGCCAGGGTAAGGATATACTGACCCTGCAAGGTAAGTGGGCTAAATTGATCAATATGAACAGAAGAACCTCATGCGATGATCTTGGGATGAATTATCAGAAAACGAACGAAGGACACTGGTTTGCAGTAATGTCTCACCTTGTAATAATTGATGAGGTTTAGGTATTGAAGAGTTGATATCACGTCCTCTTTCTTCACGCTTGTGATTTCACTAATttcactaaaaaaaaaaaacagtattacAAAGATGCCCACAAATTCTTATGTTGCTACAAAACACTACTAAGAATGGCACACACTTGATTGTAATTTGTGGTCGTTCTCCATTCTCTGATTTGAGGTCCATCAAAATCTCTAGAATGGTCTGGGACCAGTATGAACGATAGGAGAGCAAACCCAGATCTGACAGAGGTTTCTCTGGAGTACCGGTTCTTCCTTCCACCTTTGAAAGTTCGTAACCTGGAAGACAGGAGAATAAACCCCAAACATTTACGATTCTGCGAAGAAAAAAAGGCTAATGAGTTTGTTGTTCTGAGAAAAATCACTCACTGAATTCAATTAACAGCTTGCCATAGCCTCTTCTTTGGTAAGGTGGTAAAGTCAGAATACAGGCCACATTGTAGTCTTCTGTAGATTCCTTCTCCTGTTAATGATAAGAAAACGATACTGAACACAACGATGCCAAAACATTCCACACTAAACCTGAAGATGTTTTTATATGAAACATTTAGCTTAACACAAAGAtatgtgatatatatatacctTTGAGAAGTAACCGACTATGTGGAAACCCTTTAAGTCATACTCTGTCATAACATAGAAGAGAAAAGGATCTGTGTCGTAGTACAGAGTCTTGTGGTCCAGGAAGCATTTGGCCAGCAAACACAAATTTTGGGAATATGTCTGTGTAGTGAACGAAAACCACAGATTTATAGGACAGTCAAGAGACCCTCAATGTACTCCCACAGATATACGCTTTACCAGCTCAATTCAAACATTCAAGATGTGAATCTAAAATACATTGTAATAaccatttatttctgttaaaacaaGTCAACTTTTGTAGATAAACTGCATTTACACACCTTGTTTTTCCTGCCATCTATTTCGAAAAAGGAGATGGTTCCTTTGCGGTAGATCTCATTTCCTGGAGGATGCCTTAGGTTGCATTTGGTCTGTAAACATTACAAGAGTGTAATAGGAGTAATATTGTATATCAAAGTTATACACGTTATAGAAGTCAATAATAGCTACGCTGATAAATACGTGTTCTTTATACTTGTGGAAGATTATGTGGTTATAGCACTGCAATTACACTTACCAGGTGCCTTTGGAGACACTTTAGGCTCTTGAGGTATTTCAGACAGAATTCACAGAGGTAGAGAATTGGCAGAGTGGTGAGCTCCTGTGGGTATGGAGAAAAGTACCACGGCTTCAGCCGGTGCCGGCCCAGTTCAATACAGTCTATGTTCTTCATTCGTGTGATAATGTCATCGTGACTGCGGTCCGACACCAAGCTACCAGTCATGCGTGGAGCAGAGGGGATCCCATCAGAACTGTCTTGTGAGTCCTGTAGCCAGAGGATAGAGTTAGGAAGAAGGTGAAACCATTTCATCTACATGACAACTAATGCGGTACGTGATTATTTAAAGGTGTCATTCgttttcgaagctttgattatgtttttggggtgtttaccaattgatgttcatgtttctactTTCAAAAAACgctatacatatatatacatatttcaagtctattgttcaccgctatTCTAACCCTCTTCTCAGATATCGAGCAGATTTTCCCAGTTTCTTTTAAGTTCCTCCATCCGAAACGTtttgattggtaaagctgacccagtctgtcgtgattggttcctcCCTTAAAGCGCGtgtctgaagatgtcccacccataccatatcagcaagcttccgcttctcaggctgttgtgattggtcggtccccctctcagtgctaTTTCAGCAATAAACAtaaacttcacttcatcagttcaAAATGGATCGATCTAAGTGTAACGGaagtctgctagtgcatgtgcaaacgtcaatctttgttagatattgcaattttttcctactatgggaagGGAAATGACCCCGGACTCAATGGCTTCAGaacggttatattaattaacactaataacagaagcgttagttttgcctttttttatattggacctcagttggataataaaacaagcagattgaccaggagactgcaagcaggacttcaaaggacgttttaTAGAAATGTTTTGGGGgtatgcacacatacacacaatatcagtgtattacacagagcAGCTTTCACAGTCGatattaaagtcatggaagctgttatttgagcgttggttatcttagaatgtgtgtagctgaattcttattatcacctgtaggactgtgatgaaagtgaaaataGTTTAGcgtgtagctcagtcaaatgtcaCTGATCACTGATAACCAAGCACTACTCCGGCAgctctttctcttctctaaggaaggccacgccccttttttggcatattcctttgggcggaggttaatAAAAGCACTCGAAATAGTACCAGTCATTCTATTTAGtacttgaaaagcgaattctgttaaagacaatgtctcgcttggcattgaactttaTCATTTGCAGATATTATTTAACCTcgaacagcaacattacacaccatcaaaattaaaatctaaatcGGCTTCACGGGGATCGGCacctttaaagtaaaatatgGCTAGACTTCATTATATGGTGGGTTGTCTGTGaattagtttgttttttattcctaATAATAACAGGCCTACTCtagttaacaaaaataatataagtaTATAAGTTCATCTGGTTTTAGGTCTGTTCCATCCAGAACCTGAGATTTCTACCGCCCCTAAGTCTCATTCTTTCAGACAAACATTTGAAGTAATTGAGCCGGACCTCTCCTGGCAGCAAATAGATGGTGGAGCAGCGGGGGCTGTTATTCTGGAACACCTTTACCATCTAGCAGAAAAACACAAGAGGTTGCATAGCTTGAGGGCATTTCAAGAGTGGAGGTAGAAAGGTGATAAAACAGCAGAATTGACAGATTTTCATTGAAAAGGTTTTTATGGGAGATTAAAACTCTAACATCAGTGAGCTGACAATTGAACATCAATGTTAATAGAACTAAATGGATTCGAATGTTGGTCACTGAAGTACCACTGTAGCGACCTAAAACAGTGTTTTCAAATTTTATTAGATTTAACACAAAACAGATCAGGAGTCTGTGATACGTAGTGCtaagaaattgtttttaaatgaagctACATAATTTACCTCATCTGTCCCGCcacaattttttctttttctgcctGGCTGAGAAGGAATAAGACGACGTGGTGTGCCATTCTTACAAAAGGAGAAAACAGAGGGAGAAACAAAGAATAGCTTTAGTATTCTGGTATTTTATGGTTTATAATTAGTATCGTTATTCACAAGTCATACTGAAcaattgtttattataaacatgtgTTATTTCTTACTGTGGTGAGTTGTTCATGCTCATCTCTAGATTTAATAACAAATGAATCTCTTATAGCTGGAAAGACAGATGCCTGACTTGTCTCTGTAGAACTAGGAAGTGAGGGCACTGGAGTAGCTGCAGTAACTTGTGTTGCCAAAGAAACAGGTTCTGCTTTCCTTTTCtataaaattcaacagacacacaATTGTTAATTCTTATTTGTCTAAACGCAAAaatctttattatattaagCGCTCAAACCTAAAAACAACCAGGAATGGACTTCATATACTCACCTTATGGATTAAAATGATATagtaataaaatcaaataaaaatattgagaacAATGACATCTGCTATGGAGAGTGGAGGATATGAatttgaaatcaaattaaaacatcAATGATTTCCTTGGTGTGTAACACTAGCAGCCAATTTGCATCTTCaatttatttcacaatttaaGTATTAAGATATACTGTTTAGAAGTTTGCCGTTTAAACTGAGATGAGGCAAAAATGGCATCCCTCACATTGTTTGGATAGTGTAACAGGATCTTGTTAAAATGAGCATTAAATTAGGCCCGATTATTGAAAGCTCTTGCTTGACAAGAGCAGTAGATTTCCGTTAGTGTACAATGGGGAGGTTTTGTCTGTACCGGTGTGGGGAGGGTTTTGCCTCTTGATGGAGCTGAAGCAGACTGAACGTTGAGATCTAGACTCTTCCTCTGAATTTGAACAGAAAGGAAGAGAATATAGAAAAAgttgaaaacatgaaaatctgaaatcaacagtgtatgacatttttcaaatatagcCTATATCTTGGGGGGGTGGTCGGGTCACAACCATCATGGTAATCCTTACATTGTTTGCAGATTTAAGTTATTGTAAATGTCTCCGGATTAGCcaaatatattggtaataattTCAATGATTGAGTGATCAATTATGAATTGTGTTCACGTTTTGACATTTTCCCTCCACCCGGAAAGATGATTTCAGATGTATGAAAACACAGACAGCATATTTATTGTTTCCTATATCTGTACCGCAGAATATATTCTCTCACCACATCTCTCTCTGGGGAGCTGGGGCGAGACCCAGGCAGGCCATTCTTTGTGGGGGTCTTTGCCTCCTTCTTGGGAAACTGGAGCTTCTTTAAGTCCAGACGATCTGGAGTAACCCACTCGTCCAGTCGCTTGTTGACTTCCAACAAACAGTAAATATTAGTCGACCTTTTCGTAGTAATTAAACAATGGGCAAACCAACATCAAGCCGACAATGTATACTATTTAAAATTATGGAGTCAAATTTTTTTAGCTATTGGCCAAGATAGCAATACTTACAGTCAATGTAGTGGACATAGTATAGCTTTCTTCCAGGAATCTCTTTGACACTTAGAATTTCAGCCAAAGCTATACGTGCATAAAAgaacaaataacacaataaagcaTACCGTTAATGCAAAGAGATCTGCTGtctataaaaaacacacacaatattgaTATCAGCCAGTTACCACTAATACCAGCAGATGACAAAGCACGTTACTGTTAAGAATGCACGTTTATTACCTTATGAATGTTACAGGCATTACGTTTTACTTACACGCAGTCTCGTGCAATGATATACAAGTAAATGTAGCTGctagtgttttgtttacagCTAGCGGGCTAATACGTACGCCATTCGTTTTCATTGTCTTGATTTCTTCGCAATACAGGAAGACGGCAGCCTTCGACGACTTCACCCTATCAAGACAAAACACTTATAAATAACACCCAACACAAATGACAGCGCAAaggaattgaaataaaaaatagggACTTGATGAAAACAGACTCACTGAGAGGTCGGCCATGTTTTTGTCTGGCGCACAGAACTATGGGTAGAACGATAAGATAGGCGCGTTCTACTTCGGGCCAAGTAGGCGGCGCTGCGCATGGagcatgtatgcatttggcattcgcttttatccaaaaattgcattttgctatacattttgtttcttacTAACGTTATGTGatatcccctgggatcgaacccatgatcttggcgtTGCGAGCGCCATGCTCAAATCACCGAGCCACAGAaagctaaaatattttttgttgcttttttaatgcagacatttttacaatattttataatgCTAAATGCACTTAATAAAAGGattataaattatgtttatgtctgttaaaaaaactttgaaatcATTGGAGCCCAATGGACTCTGTCAAATGCGAATAATTACTCTGCTTTACATGTAGGTTTTTTCTTCTGGTAAAGCTCAAAACATATCATGACAACAAGAGAGAGGAAAGAATGCCTTTACAACACATTACAATTACCCATTatgcaaaaaacataaatattatacattaaacTCAACGTTAAACATTGCTGTGAGAAGAAACACAATCGAAATAGCATTTCAAGTCTTCACAGAAAATGATAAATGGAGGTTTAACTAAAACAAATGCATAATGGATGAGCGTTACATCCATATGTATGGTTACGTCACAATAACGCGTCACAAAATGAAATACGTCATTTTTAAGTGGGCGGGATGAACTCTATGATTGGTGCAGATATTTCAAAATCATTCCTCCCGCTCATGAGGGCGGGCTCCTGATTGGTCGCGGAGTCTTTCCTTTGTAGTCACAGGTCGCATCCGGTTCGTGCGTCGACTGAGATACAAAAAGGAGAAAGCTAAGATTTTCACCAGGAGCCTAAACACCTATACATTAGATTaggtttttaattattgttttttacgTGTAacgttattttagtttatatcGATATCTTAGTTTGTATCGACATCTTAATAATAAGTTTGAGCCTCTAAGGTTGTATATAGCAACAATCGCAAAGCAGTTTTGGATGGTTTGGATTTTATTTGTCGGgattaaatacagttttattgtgatattttgCCCAGTTTTCAGCTGATAGCATGTGCTAAAGATCGTCTACGCTTAAGTGTAATATTTTAGCTGTTGCGGCAATTGTGTGTGTTGGGTTGGTGATGGCCACATCGGCCTTATATGCCTGTACGAAGTGCAATCAACGGTTCCCGTTCGAGGAGTTGTCACAGGGCCAGCAGCTCTGCAAGGTGAGTCCACACATGTACACCCTCTTACTAAAGAATACGTTTTACTAATCGTTGACAAAAGTGTGAATGTCCGCTAGGCGCTAAGGCTTAGGAAGAAATTCTTGAAATGTATATCCATGAGGTTCAAAACCATACATG of Triplophysa dalaica isolate WHDGS20190420 chromosome 4, ASM1584641v1, whole genome shotgun sequence contains these proteins:
- the kat5a gene encoding histone acetyltransferase KAT5a isoform X2 produces the protein MADLSGEVVEGCRLPVLRRNQDNENEWPLAEILSVKEIPGRKLYYVHYIDFNKRLDEWVTPDRLDLKKLQFPKKEAKTPTKNGLPGSRPSSPERDVKRKAEPVSLATQVTAATPVPSLPSSTETSQASVFPAIRDSFVIKSRDEHEQLTTNGTPRRLIPSQPGRKRKNCGGTDEMVKVFQNNSPRCSTIYLLPGEDSQDSSDGIPSAPRMTGSLVSDRSHDDIITRMKNIDCIELGRHRLKPWYFSPYPQELTTLPILYLCEFCLKYLKSLKCLQRHLTKCNLRHPPGNEIYRKGTISFFEIDGRKNKTYSQNLCLLAKCFLDHKTLYYDTDPFLFYVMTEYDLKGFHIVGYFSKEKESTEDYNVACILTLPPYQRRGYGKLLIEFSYELSKVEGRTGTPEKPLSDLGLLSYRSYWSQTILEILMDLKSENGERPQITINEISEITSVKKEDVISTLQYLNLINYYKGQYILTLAEEIVEGHERAMQKRHLRIDPKCLHFTPKDWSKRGKW
- the kat5a gene encoding histone acetyltransferase KAT5a isoform X1, with the translated sequence MADLSGEVVEGCRLPVLRRNQDNENEWPLAEILSVKEIPGRKLYYVHYIDFNKRLDEWVTPDRLDLKKLQFPKKEAKTPTKNGLPGSRPSSPERDVRKSLDLNVQSASAPSRGKTLPTPKRKAEPVSLATQVTAATPVPSLPSSTETSQASVFPAIRDSFVIKSRDEHEQLTTNGTPRRLIPSQPGRKRKNCGGTDEMVKVFQNNSPRCSTIYLLPGEDSQDSSDGIPSAPRMTGSLVSDRSHDDIITRMKNIDCIELGRHRLKPWYFSPYPQELTTLPILYLCEFCLKYLKSLKCLQRHLTKCNLRHPPGNEIYRKGTISFFEIDGRKNKTYSQNLCLLAKCFLDHKTLYYDTDPFLFYVMTEYDLKGFHIVGYFSKEKESTEDYNVACILTLPPYQRRGYGKLLIEFSYELSKVEGRTGTPEKPLSDLGLLSYRSYWSQTILEILMDLKSENGERPQITINEISEITSVKKEDVISTLQYLNLINYYKGQYILTLAEEIVEGHERAMQKRHLRIDPKCLHFTPKDWSKRGKW